The nucleotide sequence TACCCCTGCCCATATTCTTAAGGCGTGCCCGATAGCTGCGCATTTTTTCTTCCTCAAGGGCCAAGAGCTGCCTGTTTCGATCGACCTGCTCCTGCAAAGCTGTCAGTTTTTCTGGATCAGGCTCAGCCACCTGCTTACTGGTGATCAGAGCGTTCTCCCTGATAAAAAATCCAGGCCATCTGCCCCAAGATGTTGTAACAGAAACGATTGCCGGATGGAGATGTTCGGCAGAGTATATGCCACGCTCCTTTTCCGGCACAGCGCTCAACCGCCCCGACCCAGGACCACTTGTGGACATATCACCAGAGATGTCGCCAGAAAATTGAGCAACCAAATACGGCCATATCCTTTCCTTTTTCATGTAGGAATAGCCGACAACTCCAAAGGCGAGCACTAAACCAAACAATTGTATATAGTTGCCTACACTGGAAGAAGGCAGTTCCTTGGCCGCTCCACTCATCGTGGCAGAGTTCTTTGTATCTTTATCCGTGTTCCCTTTCAATTATTCTTCAATGAGTTCTTCGATTAGAGATAAAAACTATGCTCTCCGCTGTTCCGAGTCCTCATCCTCTTCCATGATGGAGGGGAACAAAAGATTCCCGAACAGATCTTCTGCCTTATTGGCAAAAATCCTCGGCAGATGCATACTCATATAGTCTTCCCGCTTTTCCATTTTCTCGCGGAACCAATCAATATTTTTCGAGAAGTTGTCTGCGTCGTGCATTTTTATTCCCCTTCATGATAAGCATATGATTCACTGTTATGGAAGAGGCCACAGCATCGCTCAGCATATCAGCGATAAAACGAATGCCATCAATGTGCTCCTCGCAAAATCCCTTTGTCCTTCCTGAGGCCAGATACACCATTCCGATCATACTCTTCTTTTTACCGTCCCAGGCCCTTAAAGGCGCAATGGCCAAGGATTTCACTCCCTGGAGCGATTCGTCCTCTGCCTCAGTAAAGATCTGTTCCCGGATGGCCTTTTTGATATCCCTGTAGACCAGGACGTTGCAGGCCTCTCGCTCTTCAATCAAATAGCGAGGAATCCCTTTATTCGCAGGAACGGCTCGGTCAACCCATTCATTTCCCTGAAGACCATTGGTCCGGACCAGGGTCTGATAGATGATATTGCCCTGTTCTTGCTGGTGCGGCAGGGCAATACGGACGACCAGTTCAACACCTTTTTCCCGGGTGATTATTCGAAGATAACCTTGGGCCAACGCCAAGATTTCTGTGAGATGGCCAAGACAATCTTCAGGCGAGGCCTTTTCTTTCCCAGCAAGCCGTTGCAAGAGTTGCGAGTGCTCGTTGCGCAGCTGATGGGCAAGTTGATGCAGGCTCTCCTGCATTGCCAGTAACTGGAGCGTCCGTCTGCGCAGGGCGAAAAAATTCACGCCAAGAAACAGGAAAGCCAAAGCGAGAATAAGAGCATTTTTAACAGCAGAGGAAAGATCAGGAAAAAAGACCACATGCAGGCTGAGAAAAACAAGTATGAAGGCGATAAGCAGGTAGAGCGACCATCGCCTGCGAAAAAAAAAGGCGAATTGATTATATCGCCAGGCGGATTGCCCTTCAGCATATGCTGCAAGGCATTGCTGTTCAGGCCCACGAACAAGGGCGGATAAGGGGGCATCCTGCACCTCTTTAAAGATGAACATTGTTGTCAGCAGGGGAACGGCATAAAAAACGAGCCAATAATCCTGAAGAAAAATTTTTAACGCATCTCCCTGAAGGTAGGTGGAGGTCTCCAGGCCTATCCAAAGACAGGCTGCCTGAACAAAATAGAGAATGAGGAACTTAGTAATTTTTGCCATCAAGGGTATTCTTTCTGCTAAGGGGAAAAGGATTGCCAACGCTCACCTGTTTGAACATGACCAGGCAAAAAAGTCAACAGTAACATGCTGTGTTCGAAGCTAAAATTTCCTTTACATCAAGGCCCAAAAGCCTTTCCTGTAAAGTCCACGCAGCATAGTTGCCCCCTGCCTGTTTCACAGCTGATCGTGCCCTGTTCCCTGGTCACAGCCACGACAATTCCCCGTTCTTTCCATACGGCGAGATTCACCGGGGCAGGATAATATCGTTTTCCGTACTTACCTGCTGAGACAATAATCAGAGCAGGATCGACTGCGTCCAGAAAAGCGTCACTGCTTGATGTGCGACTGCCGTGATGGGGTGCAAGCAGCACATCCGCTGCCAGATCAATATGCCTTGTAAGCAGGGCAGCTTCCTGTTTCTTACTGATATCTGCTGGAAAAAGGAAGGATCTTTCCCTATGCCGGTAGCGCAGGACTAAGGAGGCATCATTCACTGACCTCCTTGTGGTTTGTTCAGCCCCGCTGAGAATTTCCAGCTCCTCATTCCCATGCGCTACAATCTTTTCTCCAGACTGAGGGAAAACCACCTCTCCCCCCTGGCCTGCAGCTTGTTCGATGATTTCCTGATATTTTCCCTCGACCCGAGGATCACCGTTGATAAAGAGCTTTTTCGGACGAAAACGGGCCAGGATAAAATCCATGCCATTAAAATGATCACTATGCGGATGGGTGATCACGGCCTGATCCAATCGCCAGACCCGTTGCTGCCATAAGTACGGGGCAATGACCTGCTCGCCAATATTACGCCTGCTCTCTCTGTTTCCTCCTCCGTCTATCAGTACCCTGATCCCGTTGGCCATCTGGAGAAAGCTGGCCGTGCCCTGGCCAACATCCAGGTAAGCAACCGTACTGTTTTTTGACCTGGCTGAAAAAAAGAGGCCCCAGGTAAAATGAAGCACAAGAAGCCCTGTTCCGACGATGACAATACTTCGCACGACCTTTTGAAATCTTTCTCTTTTCGAGCTAAGCCCCCAGAGGAGGAGCAGTACCCCATAACATAGGATCTCAGCTGTTGTGGGGGTGATGGTCCAAACTGAGGCCCAAGGCAGAGCAGCCCCAAGAGTCGTGCAAAAAAGCCCGGCCCGGATACCCAGACCCCCGATCTTGAGCAGGACGGTCGCTGCCTGGGGAGCAATAAAGAGACAGGGAAGAGCAGCCAGTCCCCAGGGAAGGGCCCAAAAACAGAGAAAGGGCTCCACCAGCAGGTTCATCACCGGACCGATCAGGGAAAAGCGATGAAAATGAGAGAGCATAAAGGGAAGAGTTCCCAGGCTTGCCACCAGAGAGACCAAGAAGGCAGGAAGAATAAAGCCTTGCCAGAGACGGGCCAACCAGTTCTGATGTTCTGTTCTGTCCTTTTGTTCTCTTTCGGCATCTGAGGATGAGGAAAGAATTGCTGGAAGAAAGAGGAGCAAGACAGCGACCGCGCTGAAGGAAAGTTGAAAAGAAGCAGTAAACAGGGCCAGTGGGGTATGAACAAGGACAATCAGGGCCGCAACAGCCAATAAGTGGAGCAGAGAATGCTGCCTGCGGAGGATGAGCGCGCTAAAGAAAACCAAGGTCATGATCAGAGCACGCAGAACCGGGGTGTTCATGCCAGCAATAAAGCTATACCCGAACAGGATGGGTAGGGTAGCGATTAAGGTCAGGGTGGGCACATGGGTACGGAGCAATAACTGTTCAGAGCACTTGAGCAGACGACTGATAATGGTCCCGATCATCAGGGCGAGTAATCCCATATGAAGGCCAGATATGGCGAGCAAATGCATAGTGCCTGTGGCCTTAAACTGCTCCTGAATCTCCTGCGGCACCCCAGCCCTGCTCCCAATAAGAAGGGCCTGATAGGTTCCGGCAATCGGCCGGGGAAGGCTATCTCTGATAAATTGCTTCACCCGTTGCCTCGCCTGCTCCGGTAGAAAATAGAGCGCGTGGATCGTCCTGAGGAAACCTCTTTTTTGTTGGTCCCTGAGAACGGTCACTTGCTTGCCAAGCACCCAGCCATTGATAAAGATGTCCTTGGCCGCAAGATACCCCTGGTAATCAAAAACGCCTGGCGTCTTAAAGTTTGTTATCGGGCCAATCTTGACTGGAAGCATCAGGGGTATGCCCGGCTGCAATTCTTGATTTCTTCCCTGCATAGACAGGCGCACGCGCCCGTGAACTGGCTGCCAAGACCCTCTGTTATTGTGCAACAAGATCTCCTCTGTGTCGATCTCAAATCGAGAAACGACAATCTCCTTCCCGTCCCGCTGAAACGCGCTTTCCTCAACCATAGTTGCCAAAGTCCCCACCAAGGTGACCTGTTGGCGTTTTTGGATCAAGGCTGCAATATGGCCAGCATCCTGCGGTTGTTGGTCATGTTGGACCAGGACAAGGGAGCCAAGCAGAAAAAAAACGAGCAGAACAAGCAGGAAGGAATACAGGGAGCCTGTTTTTTCCTTCAGGTAAAGGAGGAAAAGAGATCCTGCCAGGAGAAGAACAGCAGCAATGATGATGAATTGGGGTAAAACAACGAGCTGGGAATGGGTACCGATGATACCAAGAACAAAGGACAGCGTGACAAGGAGGAAGACATTGCGGTCCGTCCAGCGCAGGCATTGACGAAGCGGTGCAACAACGTGAGCAAGCAGATGATCAGCCTGTGCTGAACCGTCATTGCCCGGCATGACTTAAGGCAGCAGATCCTGTATGGCTTGGACATGCCGCTGCACCCCGCCACGATGACGTTCCACCAGCTCCTGCGCGGCCTGTCCCATCTGAACGCGTGCCCTTTGATCAGAGAACAAAGAGGCCAGGGTATCTGTAAGAGAATCCACTGTCATCGTTTTTCCTCCGCCACAGTCAAGCAGTTCACGGACGATTTCGGAAAAATCTTCCATATGGGGCCCGAACAGCACCGGCACTCCGTGGATGGCCGGTTCAATGGGATTATGCCCCCCTTGGTTGACCAGACTACCACCGACAAAGGCAAGCTGCGCTTGGCTATAACAGAAAGCCAGTTCCCCCAAGGTGTCCAGGATGAGCACTTGGCCCTTATTCTCTCGGCAACTGCGCCTTCCTGCTTCCAGGCCGAGGTCGCCAGCCATGTCAACAAGCTCCTGGCCCCGGTTAATGTCACGCGGTGCCAGAACAAGAAAGAGTTGTTCGTTAATATCCTTGGTAATATCCCGCCTGGCCAGCAGTTGAGCAAACGCGGCAAAGAGGAGTTCCTCCTCGCCGGGATGGGTTGACCCGCAGACCCAAACCAAACGCCCTTCCCCGGCCAACTCGGGAAAAACGGATTCTTTTTCTGTTTCAGCCGTACGTTCCATATCATACTTCAGATTTCCCAGGGAAATAATCTTATCAGCTGGCACACCAAGCACGGTCATCTTGCGGCAATCCTCTTCTGTCTGCATGGAGAGAAGATCGAATGAGCGGAACATGGGCCGAAAAAAGAAAGCAAAGCGTTGGTAGGCAAGAAAAGATCTCTCAGAAATACGACCGTTAACCAGCATGGTTGGAATACCATGCTTCTGGAGCAGGGCAAGCCAGTTTGGCCAAAAATCCGTCTCCACCTGAAGAAAGATATCCGGTCGAAATGCTGTTATATAGCGTTGCACAGCAAAACGGAGATCAAAAGGGCCGGAAAGGATGAGCTGCACATAGGGGGCAAGCAGGTTCTCAGCTATTTTTTTTCCGTTGCTCGTGGCAACGGTCAGGATAATCACGGCCTCTGCCATGTCTTTCCGTAATGCTTTGACAAGCGGCAGGGCCGAGGTGACCTCGCCGACGGAAAGGGCGTGTATCCAAATAACGGGACTCTTCACTGCCTCTTGAGTAACCTTGGCGAGGTTCGTTTGAACCTTCCCTATCGTCAATCCCAGACGCTCCAGCGTACGGCCACGATATTTTGCCCGGCTCAGAACGACAAGCAGAAGCAAGGGCAGCAGGATGACCCAGGAAATAGTGAACAGCAGGTTGTAAATAAAAAGCATATGAGAGTCGGTTAGGAATTCAACAAGAAATATCCTACCCATTATTTCGGGGGCCGTAGGGGCGAACCTATGTGTTCGCCCTTTTATGTCGGGCAGACACGCAGGTCTGCCCCGACAATTCTGCACCTGAAAACGGGGAATCAGCAAATAAACATAATGATTTTTAAAAGTCAACAATAAACAATAGCAAATATATCAAGACTATAAAAAGTTACACTCTCCTGCACCGCTACTTCAAAAAGAACACAAAGGGGATAACTGCGCATACAGAACAGGTCTATTGCCGATAAAATCTCTTGATACTCCCTCACAGCAAATATGCTCATGCTCCAGAGAAAATTGACGATTTGGCAAAAAAATGCTATGCAGAGATACGCTCTAATAACGCCTCATCAAAATAACATCCATCCCTCCCCACTGGGGAGGGACAACAAAATATGAAAGCTGTTCGGACGACTCCAAGGAGGCGTCGGTACTTTCATATATACCTAAACGATTCGTATATCCAATGATCGCAGAAAAACAATACGCCCCTGAACTGGCCAATTTTATCGGTTCCTCCCCCACAGCCTTTCATGCTGTTGCCTTGGCCGTTGACCTCCTGAAAAAAAACGGCTTTGAGCAATTAGATGAAAAAGAGACCTGGGAGAGATTGCCTGCTGGCAAATATTTTGTCCTGCGTAATGAATCCAGTCTGATCGGCTTTATCTGGCAGGACAGGGCAAAATCTGTAGAGATGATCGGGGCCCATACTGACAGTCCCTGCCTCAAGGTCAAGCCAAAACCCGTTATAAAAACCTGCAATTGTTTTCAACTGGGTGTAGAGATCTACGGCGGTGCTCTGCTCAGACCTTGGTTTGATCGGGAACTCTCTCTTGCAGGTCGTGCCCTTTGGCATGAACTGGGCTCATCAGAACTCCACTCAAGCCTGCTCGATTTCAAGCGACCCATTGCCATTATTCCTAACCTGGCTATCCATTTAAACCGCGAAGCCAATAAACTCCAGGAAGTCAACAGACAGAGTGACATGGTTCCTCTCCTCTCCTTAACCGAGGAAGAACAACCAGATTTCCTTGCACTCATCGAAAAGCAGCTGCGCAGCCAGTATTCCCTTCCTGAGCAAATCGCGGTCACCGACCATGAACTCTTCTTTTACGATGCGGCTCCGCCTGCTCTAATCGGTCTGGAGGAGCAATTTCTCAGCGGGGGCCGCCTGGATAATCTGGCATCCTGCTTTGCTGCCCTGCAGGCCCTGCTCGCGGCTGACACTAATGAAACGACCCAGAACTGCATGATCATGCTCAATGATCACGAAGAGGTGGGCAGTACCTCGGCTGTGGGTGCGCAAGGTTCCTTTCTTCGTGATATTCTGGAACGGCTCTTACCTAACCCAGGGGAACGGCAGGCCATGCTGCGCAATTCCCTGCTCATCTCAGCAGATAATGCCCATGCACTTCATCCTAATTTCGCGGATAAGCATGATCCCCAACACCAACCCCTGATGAACAAAGGGCTGGTGATCAAGGTCAACGCCAACCAGCGCTATGCCACCAATGCCAAGACCTCGGCTCGATTCCGCCTGCTCTGTGAACAGGCTCAAGTACCGGTGCAAGAGTTTGTTGTGCGCAACGATATGGGCTGCGGTTCCACCATTGGGCCGTTGACTGCTGCCAAGATCGGGGTTGAGACCATTGACATTGGCATCCCCTCCCTGGCCATGCACTCCATCCGAGAGACAGCCGCCTGCAAGGATTGCTGGTACCTCTATCAGGTCTTACAGACCTTTTTTACCCCGGCCCGGAGCTAGAGAGAAGGGAAAGAGATGTCATTTACTGAGGAAGAAAAACATTGCGCCTTTGGCTTTCATCTCATGCTGGACTGCTACCAATGCAGCCCTGAGCATCTGGACAATATCGATGCCTGCTACAGATTTCTTGATGAACTGGTGATCATAACCGGGGCAACCAAGCAGACCCAGCCCTATGTGTTCAGGACTCCTGATGGATTTGCGGGTAAAGAAGGGTTGTCCGGCTGGGTGCCCTTGGTGGAATCAGGGATTTCCCTCCATACCCTGACCGGAAAACGCTTTATCAGCCTGGATGTCTATTCGTGCAAGGAATTCAGCATTGAGGATATCAAGGGGTTCACCCAGCAATTCTTTCAGCCCGCCGAGATCGAAGAGCGATTCCTGTTACGGGGCGTGAAATATCATTGAGTGGGCTTGGTTCTAAGTTTGGCCAATAGATTTACGACTGACACTTGGGAGAATAATAAGACTGTAAAATCAAGCATATTTACCTGGCAACACAGGTCGATCCAGCTAGGTGGCCGGAGTTAGAACCAAGCTCCATTGAGTGGGCATTGAAGCTGTCATGGGGATAATCTTGTGAATGAAAATATGCGGCGGTAGGAGAAGGAGTGAAAACGGTGCGATCCCTAGCCTGTTTTCCATTTTAGCCTCTGTATATCATGATAAGAGGAAAAGCGGAGGTACAAGTTGATAAGTGGAAACAGTTTCCACTTTTACTGCCTCAATATCTGAATAAGTGGATTTTTGCGGAATATATTACGGTCAATAGCAGGACAGTTTTCCACTTATTAATACTGTTAGCCATATAAGAGAGAGAAATGGATAATTCATTGTCACGTCAAGAAAT is from Candidatus Electrothrix sp. GW3-4 and encodes:
- a CDS encoding S-adenosylmethionine decarboxylase gives rise to the protein MSFTEEEKHCAFGFHLMLDCYQCSPEHLDNIDACYRFLDELVIITGATKQTQPYVFRTPDGFAGKEGLSGWVPLVESGISLHTLTGKRFISLDVYSCKEFSIEDIKGFTQQFFQPAEIEERFLLRGVKYH
- a CDS encoding DNA internalization-related competence protein ComEC/Rec2 encodes the protein MPGNDGSAQADHLLAHVVAPLRQCLRWTDRNVFLLVTLSFVLGIIGTHSQLVVLPQFIIIAAVLLLAGSLFLLYLKEKTGSLYSFLLVLLVFFLLGSLVLVQHDQQPQDAGHIAALIQKRQQVTLVGTLATMVEESAFQRDGKEIVVSRFEIDTEEILLHNNRGSWQPVHGRVRLSMQGRNQELQPGIPLMLPVKIGPITNFKTPGVFDYQGYLAAKDIFINGWVLGKQVTVLRDQQKRGFLRTIHALYFLPEQARQRVKQFIRDSLPRPIAGTYQALLIGSRAGVPQEIQEQFKATGTMHLLAISGLHMGLLALMIGTIISRLLKCSEQLLLRTHVPTLTLIATLPILFGYSFIAGMNTPVLRALIMTLVFFSALILRRQHSLLHLLAVAALIVLVHTPLALFTASFQLSFSAVAVLLLFLPAILSSSSDAEREQKDRTEHQNWLARLWQGFILPAFLVSLVASLGTLPFMLSHFHRFSLIGPVMNLLVEPFLCFWALPWGLAALPCLFIAPQAATVLLKIGGLGIRAGLFCTTLGAALPWASVWTITPTTAEILCYGVLLLLWGLSSKRERFQKVVRSIVIVGTGLLVLHFTWGLFFSARSKNSTVAYLDVGQGTASFLQMANGIRVLIDGGGNRESRRNIGEQVIAPYLWQQRVWRLDQAVITHPHSDHFNGMDFILARFRPKKLFINGDPRVEGKYQEIIEQAAGQGGEVVFPQSGEKIVAHGNEELEILSGAEQTTRRSVNDASLVLRYRHRERSFLFPADISKKQEAALLTRHIDLAADVLLAPHHGSRTSSSDAFLDAVDPALIIVSAGKYGKRYYPAPVNLAVWKERGIVVAVTREQGTISCETGRGQLCCVDFTGKAFGP
- a CDS encoding M18 family aminopeptidase, translating into MIAEKQYAPELANFIGSSPTAFHAVALAVDLLKKNGFEQLDEKETWERLPAGKYFVLRNESSLIGFIWQDRAKSVEMIGAHTDSPCLKVKPKPVIKTCNCFQLGVEIYGGALLRPWFDRELSLAGRALWHELGSSELHSSLLDFKRPIAIIPNLAIHLNREANKLQEVNRQSDMVPLLSLTEEEQPDFLALIEKQLRSQYSLPEQIAVTDHELFFYDAAPPALIGLEEQFLSGGRLDNLASCFAALQALLAADTNETTQNCMIMLNDHEEVGSTSAVGAQGSFLRDILERLLPNPGERQAMLRNSLLISADNAHALHPNFADKHDPQHQPLMNKGLVIKVNANQRYATNAKTSARFRLLCEQAQVPVQEFVVRNDMGCGSTIGPLTAAKIGVETIDIGIPSLAMHSIRETAACKDCWYLYQVLQTFFTPARS
- a CDS encoding 3-deoxy-D-manno-octulosonic acid transferase; its protein translation is MLFIYNLLFTISWVILLPLLLLVVLSRAKYRGRTLERLGLTIGKVQTNLAKVTQEAVKSPVIWIHALSVGEVTSALPLVKALRKDMAEAVIILTVATSNGKKIAENLLAPYVQLILSGPFDLRFAVQRYITAFRPDIFLQVETDFWPNWLALLQKHGIPTMLVNGRISERSFLAYQRFAFFFRPMFRSFDLLSMQTEEDCRKMTVLGVPADKIISLGNLKYDMERTAETEKESVFPELAGEGRLVWVCGSTHPGEEELLFAAFAQLLARRDITKDINEQLFLVLAPRDINRGQELVDMAGDLGLEAGRRSCRENKGQVLILDTLGELAFCYSQAQLAFVGGSLVNQGGHNPIEPAIHGVPVLFGPHMEDFSEIVRELLDCGGGKTMTVDSLTDTLASLFSDQRARVQMGQAAQELVERHRGGVQRHVQAIQDLLP